A stretch of Cicer arietinum cultivar CDC Frontier isolate Library 1 chromosome 5, Cicar.CDCFrontier_v2.0, whole genome shotgun sequence DNA encodes these proteins:
- the LOC101512545 gene encoding bidirectional sugar transporter SWEET7 codes for MSGTAVIVRTVVGIIGNIISACMFLSPLPTFVKIWKKGSVEQYSAVPYLATLMNCMVWTLYGLPMVHPHSLLVVTINGAGCFIEIIYITLYFIYSDRNKRLKLFLAFILELIFITLLAFVSLTMVHTVNKRSAIVGTICMLFNVTMYASPLSIMKLVIKTKSVEFMPFYLSLASFGNGVSWTIYALIPFDPFIAIPNGIGTMFAVVQLILYATYYKSTKQQIAARNAKGVKNLSEVVVANDNINKISYAPTAK; via the exons ATGAGTGGTACTGCAGTTATTGTTCGAACAGTTGTCGGCATCATAG GTAATATCATATCCGCCTGCATGTTCTTGTCCCCACT gccaacatttgttaaaatatgGAAGAAAGGATCAGTGGAACAGTACTCAGCAGTACCATACTTAGCCACATTGATGAACTGCATGGTTTGGACTCTCTACGGTCTCCCAATGGTGCACCCTCACAGCTTACTCGTCGTAACCATCAACGGTGCAGGGTGTTTCATTGAGATAATCTATATCACACTCTACTTCATCTATTCTGACCGCAATAAAAGGCTTAAGCTCTTTCTTGCTTTCATCTTGGAGCTTATTTTCATTACCCTTCTTGCATTTGTTTCGTTGACTATGGTCCACACCGTTAACAAACGCTCTGCCATTGTTGGAACTATATGCATGCTCTTCAATGTTACTATGTATGCTTCACCGTTATCTATCATG AAACTGGTGATCAAGACCAAAAGTGTCGAGTTCATGCCGTTTTACCTCTCTTTGGCTTCCTTTGGCAATGGCGTGTCTTGGACCATTTATGCTCTCATCCCTTTCGATCCATTCATTGCT aTACCAAATGGGATTGGGACAATGTTTGCGGTTGTACAACTGATTCTGTATGCAACATATTACAAGTCAACCAAACAGCAGATAGCAGCAAGGAATGCAAAAGGGGTGAAGAATCTTTCAGAAGTGGTGGTTGCTAATGACAACATCAACAAGATAAGTTATGCTCCTACTGCCAAATGA
- the LOC140920281 gene encoding probable E3 ubiquitin-protein ligase RHA4A, which yields MNIKKDDMMMGSVPQSTITTTSSPPPHMYPEELQLKLYQAFIFSIPILFSIILFLLFYLFYLKRRASSFSPHLLPRINPPSITYRYYSSSSPRRLDLTVQLDKLPRILFDEDLQARDSLCCVCLGEFEVKEEVLQIPHCKHVFHIDCIHHWLQSNSTCPLCRCSIIPTTTNKFLNPQPPINIIISDTPHQGPINSDSPLQIPSSLSLHREDVDDEAGASSNIMSRE from the exons ATGAATATAAAGAAAGATGATATGATGATGGGAAGTGTTCCACAAAGTACAATTACAACTACAAGTTCTCCTCCTCCACATATGTATCCAGAGGAACTTCAGCTTAAGCTATACCAAGCTTTCATATTCTCAATTCCTATACTTTTTTCAATTAttctttttctccttttttacTTGTTCTACCTCAAGAGAAGAGCTTCCTCTTTCTCTCCACATTTACTTCCTAGGATCAATCCTCCTTCAATTACCTATCGTTATTATTCCTCTTCCTCT CCTCGTCGTTTGGATTTGACCGTACAATTGGACAAACTTCCAAGAATTTTGTTTGATGAGGATTTACAAGCAAGGGATTCATT ATGTTGTGTTTGCTTGGGAGAATTTGAGGTAAAAGAAGAGGTACTACAGATTCCACATTGCAAGCATGTGTTTCACATCGATTGCATACATCATTGGCTACAATCAAATTCCACTTGTCCACTTTGTAGATGTTCCATCATTCCCACTACCACCAACAAGTTCCTTAACCCACAACCgcctattaatattattatatcggACACACCCCACCAAGGTCCTATCAATTCAGATTCTCCATTACAAATTCCATCATCATTGTCACTTCATAGAGAAGATGTTGATGATGAAGCTGGTGCTTCCTCAAACATTATGTCAAGGGAATGA
- the LOC101512222 gene encoding ABC transporter F family member 3 gives MTEVARSVVHEVLGDGIVDVDEPIISYIVNVLADEDFDFGLDGEGAFDALGELLVAAGCVHDFPECRSVCSILSEKFGKRGLVKAKPTVRSLATPFRMNEGLDDGEAPKKKPEPVDGPLLSERDKLKIERRKRKDERQREAKFQLHLAEMEAVRAGMPVACVKHEGGGGHTVKDIHMDNFTISVGGHDLIVDGSVTLSFGRHYGLVGRNGTGKTTFLRHMAMHAIDGIPRNCQILHVEQEVVGDDTSALQCVLNTDIERAQLMEEEAQLLAKQRESEDSTEKGNDANGVVKGDAISQRLEQIYKRLELIDADAAESRAASILAGLSFSPEMQKKPTKAFSGGWRMRIALARALFIEPDMLLLDEPTNHLDLHAVLWLESYLVKWPKTFIVVSHAREFLNTVVTDIIHLQNQKLTTYRGNYDTFERTREEQIKNQQKALEAHERSRAHMQTFIDKFRYNAKRASLVQSRIKALDRLGHVDAIINDPDYKFEFPTPDDRPGAPIISFSDASFGYPGGPLLFKNLNFGIDLDSRVAMVGPNGIGKSTILKLIAGELQPSSGTVFRSAKVRIAVFSQHHVDGLDLSSNPLLYMMRCYPGVPEQKLRAHLGSFGVTGNLALQPMYTLSGGQKSRVAFAKITFKKPHIILLDEPSNHLDLDAVEALIQGLVLFQGGILMVSHDEHLISGSVEELWIVSEGRVAPFHGTFSEYKKILHSS, from the exons ATGACGGAGGTGGCCAGATCAGTGGTTCACGAGGTTCTAGGAGATGGAATCGTCGACGTCGATGAACCAATCATCAGTTACATCGTCAACGTCCTCGCCGACGAAGACTTCGATTTCGGACTCGACGGCGAAGGCGCTTTTGATGCTCTTGGAGAACTCCTCGTCGCCGCCGGATGTGTCCACGACTTCCCCGAGTGTCGCTCC GTATGCAGCATACTTTCGGAAAAGTTTGGAAAGCGCGGTTTGGTGAAGGCGAAACCAACTGTACGAAGCCTCGCCACGCCGTTTCGTATGAACGAGGGTTTGGACGATGGTGAAGCTCCCAAGAAAAAACCTGAGCCTGTAGACGGTCCTCTCTTATCCGAACGCGACAAATTAAAGATCGAAAGGAGAAAAAGGAAAGACGAACGCCAGAGAGAG GCAAAGTTCCAACTGCATTTGGCGGAAATGGAAGCTGTGCGAGCAGGCATGCCTGTTGCGTGTGTGAAGCACGAGGGCGGCGGTGGACACACCGTGAAAGATATTCACATGGATAATTTCACTATCTCTGTTGGTGGCCATGATCTCATTGTTGATGGTTCTGTCACACTCTCTTTTGGAAGACATTATG GGCTTGTTGGTAGAAACGGGACGGGTAAAACAACTTTCCTGAGACACATGGCCATGCATGCCATAGATGGCATTCCCAGGAACTGTCAGATATTACACGTTGAGCAAGAAGTTGTCGGTGATGATACCTCTGCCTTGCAGTGTGTTCTTAATACTGACATTGAGAGAGCTCAGCTTATGGAGGAAGAAGCTCAATTACTCGCCAAACAG AGGGAATCTGAGGACAGTACCGAAAAGGGCAATGATGCAAATGGAGTGGTAAAAGGAGATGCTATTTCACAAAGGCTTGAGCAAATATACAAGAGGCTGGAGTTAATTGATGCTGATGCTGCAGAGTCACGAGCAGCATCCATACTTGCG GGTCTGAGTTTCTCTCCTGAGATGCAGAAGAAGCCAACAAAAGCATTTTCTGGAGGGTGGAGGATGCGAATAGCTCTTGCTCGTGCACTGTTTATAGAGCCTGATATGTTGCTTCTTGATGAGCCTACG AACCATCTTGATCTTCATGCTGTCTTATGGCTTGAATCGTACTTGGTTAAATGGCCGAAAACATTTATTGTTGTTTCTCACGCTAGAGAATTTTTAAACACG GTGGTCACTGATATAATTCACTTACAAAACCAAAAGTTGACTACTTATAGAGGGAATTATGATACTTTTGAGAGGACTCGGGAAGAACAAATTAAAAACCAACAAAAAGCATTAGAGGCACATGAACGTTCAAGAGCTCATATGCAG ACCTTCATTGACAAGTTCCGCTATAATGCCAAAAGAGCATCACTTGTTCAGTCTAGAATCAAG GCTCTGGATCGACTGGGCCATGTAGATGCAATTATTAATGATCCTGA CTACAAGTTTGAGTTCCCCACTCCAGATGATAGACCGGGTGCACCAATAATAAGTTTCAG TGATGCATCATTTGGTTATCCTGGAGGACCCCTTCTATTTAAGAATTTGAACTTTGGGATTGATCTCGACAGCCGTGTTGCAA TGGTTGGTCCAAATGGCATAGGAAAATCTACTATACTTAAGTTAATTGCTGGAGAACTACAGCCAAGTTCTGGGACTGTCTTCCGTTCTGCCAAG GTTCGTATAGCAGTGTTCAGCCAGCACCATGTTGATGGACTTGACTTATCCTCAAATCCTCTTCTATATATGATGCGCTGCTATCCT GGAGTTCCAGAACAGAAACTTCGAGCTCACTTAGGTTCTTTTGGTGTAACTGGAAATCTTGCACTTCAACCCATGTATACTTTGTCAG GTGGTCAGAAAAGCAGAGTTGCCTTTGCAAAGATAACATTTAAGAAGCCACACATAATATTGCTTGATGAGCCATCCAATCATCTG GACTTGGATGCTGTTGAGGCGCTAATTCAAGGTCTTGTGTTGTTCCAAGGAGGCATTCtcatg GTGAGTCACGATGAGCATCTCATATCTGGAAGCGTGGAGGAGCTATGGATTGTATCCGAGGGAAGAGTGGCACCATTCCATGGCACCTTCTCAGAGTATAAGAAGATACTACATTCATCTTAG